The Aeoliella mucimassa genome includes the window CAGTTCGGTCAGCACCGAAAAGCCCAAGCGAGTGGTCGTGCAGGAGATCGCTCGCAACCTGCTGGCCAATCGCAATGGGCCAGGCAAGTCGTTGTTGGTCGGCGGTCCGGCCATCATCCACACCGGCAGCGGTCCGCTGGTGAGCGAACTGATCCAACGCGGCTACCTGCACAAGCTGTTTGCAGGCAACGCTCTGGCGACGCACGACATTGAGCAATCGCTGTTCGGCACCAGCCTCGGCGTGAACGTGCAGGACGCGCAAATTGCCGAAGCAGGACACGAGCACCATTTGCGTGCGATCAATCGCATTCGCCGCGCTGGCTCCATCGCCGAGGCGGTCGACACCGGGGTGCTCACCTCGGGCATCATGCACGACTGCGTCGCGTACGACGTGGAGTACCTACTCGCAGGGAGCATTCGCGACGACGGACCACTGCCCGACGTCGAGACCGATGTGCTCGTCGCTCAACGCCGGATGCGCGAAAGTCTCGCTGGCGTGAACTTCTGCTTGATGGTCGCCACGATGCTTCACTCCGTAGCGGTAGGCAACTTGCTACCAGCTTGGGTGAAGGTGGTTTGTGTCGACATCAATCCATCGACAGTCATCAAGCTTGCTGATCGCGGAAGTTTTCAAACCGTTGGTCTGGTGACCGACGTCGAACCCTTCTTTCGCTCGCTCTTGATCGAGCTCGACGCACTCGAGGGGGCGAGCTAGCCGCCGCAGCGGCCGCTCGCTTCCCCCCCGTGTGTAGACGATGTTACTCGGTAGCGGCGGTTTCGGTGCCGAGGGCAGCCGACCACACGCCGATTCGCTCGTTGCGATGGAAGCGATCAAGGAATTCGTGCGAAATCTCCGACGCTTCGCCCATCGGATTACGATTGGCACCCAGCAGGCATTCAGCCGCGTGGACTGCAGCCAGCGGAGTGAAGCGGTCGTGAGTCGAATGGTACGGAGTGTGGTGCCAGACAATGGCTTCGACGATCGAAGCTGGCAGGCCCCACAGACCCAGCAGGTAAGCACCCAGGTCAGCGTGGCTCGCTTGGAACTCGGCCAGCTCCAGCTCGTGGAGCGGAGTCTCGGTTTCCAAAGCGTGAGCCCGCAGTTCGTCGTACTGGGCGGTAAAGTTGCTGGCCAACACTACCTGACCCAAGTCGTGCAGCATGCCAGCCATGAAAGCGTCGTCGCAGTCTTCGGTCACCGCGCCTTCGAGTTGCGAAATGCAGCGGGAGGCCATCGCTACCTCGGCACTATGCTCAATGAGCGTCGGCAGCGAGAACTGCCCCAACGAACCAGGCGAGAACTGTTCGAACAAGCCCGACGACAGCACCAGCGGCTTCACGACGTTCACGCCGAGCAAAGCGACCGCGTGCGAAATGTCGGACACATGCACCGGCAGGCCGAAGTACGACGAGTTCACCAGTTGCAGAATCTTGGCGGTGATCGCGACGTCGTTGCGAACGATATCGCCCACGCGAGCCAGACTCGATTGCGGCGAGTCGAGTTCCTCGACCAGCTTCAAGTAAGTGTCGGGCAGCGTCGGCAAGTGGTCCACGCGTCCGACCAGATCGCGAATCGCATGGCTATCCATGTGATACCGCAAGGCGAGCGCGTCGTTGATCGCCATTTCGAGCAGGTCGACGTCGCAGGGCTTCGCCAGGTGTTGATGGGCGACGCTCGTCGACTCGACCGCTTGAGTCCGCTCGCGACGATACGAAAGCAAAATGCGAACCGTCTGCGGAGAGTACTTCTGAACTTCCTTCAGCAGCGCGGGGCCCGAGACGTCGGGCATGTCGAGATCAGTAACGACCGCGTCGTATCCGCGGGCCTTAATCATCTTCAACGCTTCGGCGCCACCTTGGGCAAATTCCATGTACCAGTCTTGGCGAAACTTGCGAAGAGATTTTTCGAGATCCGCTAGTTCCTCTGGTTGGTCGTCGACAAACAAGATATCGGTCATCGCTACTGCTCTGCCTTCATGCATGAACGGGGTGCGGCCTCATTGCCAGCGTGCTGGTCGAGAGGCATACGGAAACGAAGAGCCAGCGTAGGGAGCCAGCCTGACCACCGCGGTGTCCCTAAAGTCTAGGTCACGAATAGCTCCCCAAAGGTCAGCCAGAAAAGGAAATCAGCGGCCCCCGCAGAAGGGGGGCGACCGTCGAGCACAGGCTCTGCACCCCCTGTGCAGGTCATATCGATTGCCGAGCAGCGCTACGTTGCAGATGCCGATAACTCTGCGGTTTTTCGTCGATTTGCCCGCTGCGATACCACAGGTGTCGCCTGTGAATACCACCCCAGGCGCTCGGGCGCCCGCAGGCGGGGCGAAGCGGTCGTAGGGATCGCAAGCGAGTTGTTTTCGTGCGATCCAGTAGATCTACTACCCGATGTTGCCCGAATTCCAACAGCGATGTTTGCGTCGAGCAGTACCATCAAGGCCGCAAGCTACTCCGGCAATTTGATGCCTGAGAGCTTCTGATACATGTCGACCGCGTAGCTATCAGTCATGCCGGAGATGAAGTCGGTCGCAGCCAGAATGCGTTGATAGGTCGACAACGGAGTGAGCGCCTGCTGTGCGGCGTCCGGCGACAACGGTCGGCTCGACACCGACTCGCGAAGGAACCGTTCGGGGAACAAGCTCAACAGCTTCCACTGGTCGGCCCCGCGATCGTGATCGTTCACCAGCGCTGGCACAAACAAATCGAGCAGCCCGCCGATCACTTTGTAACCAGCCGCTTCGACCTCGAGCACCCGCCGGTTGCGGTACGCGAAGTTCACCACCAGGTCGTAGGCTTCCTTGTACTGGTCGGCGATCGTCGACAGTTCGATCAGGCTCTTCGGCAACGTGCCTGCAGTGAACTCATCGAACCGCGATTCGATGATCGTCATGCAGGCATGCACCAGTCCGCCGATGGCGATCGCCCGCACCCAGCCGAGCGGGGTGTTGGCGGGATCGGAGGGGGCAAAGTCGGGCACCACCAGGCGCGCGATTGGTAGCAGCGCGTTTACTGCCTCGGCATGGCTGATGCATCGCTGGTCGACCGCGTCTTCCAGGTCGATCACCGCGTAACAGATGTCGTCGGCCGCTTCCACCAGATAAGCCAGCGGATGGCGACGAAAGCCACCTGGCTCGGTCTCTTCCATGCCGATTTCGCGGAGCTCAGGTACGATCGTCTCGGCGTCGTCGCTAAAGTAGCCAAACTTCTTCCGCTCGGCCGGCGGTTTGCAGCCTGCTTGTTTGGCGGCCGCTTTCGACTCGGCCGAGAGCGACGAGCTGCAAGGGTACTTCATCATCGCCGCCAGCGTGGCGACCGTCATCCGCAGCCCCCCTTTGCGGCGGTTCGCCTGCAAACGGGCCAGCACCCGCAGGCCTTGCGCGTTGCCTTCGAAGCGATGCAGGTCGAGCAACTCCTGCTCGGTGGCCACCTCGAACGGGCGGTGGTCGGGATTATTCGCTGCGCAAGCGGTGTTCTTCTTGGCCCACGTTTGAATGGCACTCTCGCCCGAATGCCCAAACGGCGGATTGCCAATGTCGTGGGCCAGCGACGCGGCCGCGACGATGGTGCCGATGTCCGACTCGGTGTCGGGCAATAGTCCTTTGCGCGTGAGCAACTCGGCCAGCTTCCGCCCCAAGGTCCGTCCCACGCAGGAGACCTCGAGACTGTGCGTGAGTCGCGAGCGGGTGAAGTCGTTGCGCGACAACGGAAAGACCTGGGTTTTGTCTTTCAATCGGCGAAAGTCGCTGCTGTAGACGATGCGATCGTAGTCGATGTGGAACTCGTCGCGAGTCGGGTCGGCCGAGTAGCCATCGGCGCTGGTGCAGATCCGCCGGGGAGAGAGTAGCCGTGTCCAGTGTAGCTTGTCCGCCTCGCTCATGCTCTCGCTGCAGCCTTTCTCCATGCCATGCTTCCGGCCACGCCACCGGAAAACCCCTTCCGGCCGACCAACAGCCAGCCGCCTACGATACCCGCAACCGTGGGGCGAGTTCTAGGCTCAGCCGCGGGGGACGCCAGTGTGGCACTGCTCTGGCCTCGGCTTTTTGGGCGCCACTGCTGGCTTGTCGCGGACAGCCTTTACCTGTCGCATGGCAGTAGCAACGGCTCGATCATGATCCGCCACGTTACCCAATCACCAGCAGTGGGCTGGATGCCTGGCGCGGCGTGCTGCGACACTCGAAGCACCAAGCCTCTCGACCTCTTGGGCTTCGCCCACCGACAACTAGGCGTGGTTCGTTTCGCGAAGTGGCCATGCGTAGTGCGAACAGCTGTCGGTGCTACCCAGTTGCTCCGCGGGCTCAGTGCCTCTGCGTGAGAATTCTTATCGTCGCTCTTGTTTTCACCCTCCGCCAGCGGAGGGTGAAAATTGGTGTTTAGATTCTCTCCAGTTTTCGCTGGGAATTGGCCACTTGTGGTGTTCTAATGGACAGGTTGTCGTTGGCTGTCGGCTTTCAGCTATCGGCTGTTGGCTTTTTTAGTGATTGGAGGTTTGTGAGATGTGATGCTTGTTTTGAACTCGAACGACTAGCGACGCGCAGGCGAAATGGTTGCTTGCGTGGGCGTTTACTGCTGCGCGCATGGTAATGCAGGTGATGGGTCTGCGTCGCTGGAAGCTCCTGGACCACATCCTACGGGCGCTCGTTGGTGACACGTTCGAAGTGGCCAGCTGAGATCCTTCGGGTCGCTGGAAGCTTCCCGCAGGATGACATCCGCTTACCCGCATCCCCAAAACTTCCCTGACCCCCGAATCCTGATCCCTGACTCCTCCCCAAAATACTTTCCCATGGGTGGGAATCTATTTTGGGCAACTATCGCGGAGGTGTTGATGCAACTTGTTATCTATCAACGACTTGCGATGCTTTCCCAGCGGGAAAATAGATTCCCACTCGATGCGTTATTGGGAATGGGAATCTATTCGAGGGTGAAAACCACTGGTTTTATAGAGTGCGTGCAGATTCAATTTACCCATCGGTGGGTAAATTGGGAAACTATTTGCCCAGCAGTGGGAATCTATATCCCTACGCGGCTCGGCGCATGGGTGGCATCGCCTCTTCGGCGGCGACAGCGTCTTGCACCAGTGGTTCCAGCCAGCGGTGGCGGCGCGATTCGGCCAGTGGGGCGAGCGTGTCGATCGGGGGGTGCCAGCCGTTGCGCATCAGGTAATGGTGCAGCCCGGAGAGGGAGATTTCGACGCCGATGCCCATTTCGTCAGCCAGTCGGCGGAGTCGCGAATTGTAGTCGCTCGCAGTGGCCGAGTTTTTCAGCTTCCGCGAACCTTCGATCGGCAACCGCGACTTGGTGCCGAGCACGTACACCGCATGGTAGGCGAGGCTATGAAAGTAATCGCGTTTGTTCGGCACCAGGCAGAGATCGCGATGGCGAATCGCTCCCCGCATCGCCTGATCGGCCAGGTGCTCCGGCAAGCAGGCGTCGTCCTGTTGTTCGCCATGCACCTGACACGGTTTGATGCCAGGCGCGGCGTCGAGCAGGTCGACCAACGTGCCCCAGGCGTCGTCGGAAGCGAGAATCGCCAGGCCGATTTCCGAATCGATCCTCGGCAGTCGCTCCCAGCCGCGGAGCACCACGTAGTCGAGGTCGCGGCCATTCAGCTCGGCGAACATACCGCGGATGCCGAGTCGCTGAGGAATGTAATGCAGCCCGCTAGGACCACGTGCTTTGCGATGCCGAATGTGGGCGACGAAGAACCGCTGGGTTAACGCCCCAGGCCGGCGGAGCGTCGCCATGCGAGCCATCGAGTAACGCCCGGTCACCAGGTGCCAGAGCCAGCCGAGCAACCCGAACAAAGTCCAGAGCGAAATCTCCGCCCTCCAGGCAACTTGATCCACATGACGCACATTACGATAGTACCAAACCTGCAGCGTGGCTGGTCCGCTGAGCATCAGCACTTCGGCGTTGTTCCGGCGGACCACCTGATTGTCGTCGGTGTAGGTAAAGTAGTTTTCCAGATCCGAACGCGCAGCATCGAGCGACTCGGCTCGCAGCGGTGTGTTGCAGATCCCCAAGTACCGATCGAAACCATTCGCCCGCAAGGCGTCGGCCGTATCGGCGTTCTCCGCACCAATCTCAATGAACACCTGCTCGGGTTTCCAAAGATTGCGTGGGTTCATGGGGTGGCTTTCATGAAACGATGGAAGCTAGTGGGGACCGGCAGCGTCGACTTCGGTAGCTCCGTCGACTCGTGCCGACAAAGTGCTAAGCCGCTTGTTGGTTGTGGTTGTCTCGCTCTAGTTCCGGGTCGGGCTGGGGCAGGGCGTAGTGCATCTCCCACAGCTTGGCTTGTTTCTGATACGAGTAGTAGGCCGAGTGCATGCAGACTTGCAGTCCGGGGATTCCATCGAGGAACCCACCACGCAGCAAGTAGAGCTGCAGGAACCGCACGGGAGCAGCCAGGGCCAGCTTCAGCAAATTGGGGTGCTTGCCAGCTTGATGGTAGTTTCGCGCGCCCCATTCAGCGTAGCGAACCATCTTGCGGCTGTAGTGATCGGAGTCCCAGGTGGTGTAGTGCACGAAGCGGCCTTGGAGCCTGCCGACTCGCTCGGCCGGAGCATCGATCTCGGCATGCACCCAGCGATCGGTGTAGCGACAAGCATCGCGCCGCACCAGTCGCACGACTCCGTCGTTGTTCCAGCCACAACGTTTGATAGGGTGACCCAGGTAATGATTATCGCGACCGATCCAGTAAGCATCCTTCGTTGCATCGTCAGCACCATCGACGATACGGCGGATTTCTTTGGCGAGCTTTGGGGTGACTCGCTCGTCGGCATCGACGATCAGCACCCACTCGTGCGCGGCTTGGGGGATGGCCCAGTTTTTGAAATCGGCCGAGCAAACGTACTCGCGCTCAATCAGTCGGCAGCCGTCGATCGAACGCACGATCGCCAGCGTATCGTCGGTCGAACCCGAATCGGCCACCAACACTTCGTCGGCTATCGACTGCACCGATTCGATGCACGGGCGAATGTTCATCCGCTCGTTCTTGCAGGGGATCAATACAGTGAGTTTGCCGGCCATCGCTTTCGACTCAGTTTATCGCTTCTGATTTGGAAAAGCCGACGAGGGTCCGCTCGTCGGGCGTGCAACCCGGGGACCGTAGCAAAATGGAAGAGATGCCGAAAGAGAAACCGCGGCCATGCTAGCATTCGGCGCAGCCGAATGCGCAGAGAGCTCTGTTTTCAGAACGCGACAGGCGCATCGCGGGCGCAGCAGTGTAGCGGGATTGCAGCTAGCAGCGAGTGGGTTGCCGAGTCGCGACTACCACTTCAGGCCGAATTGCTCGCCACCGCTGGGGCGGCCGATGCCGCCTTTGAGCTTGCCGTCGTGCTTGCGGGGAGCCTTCGGGGCGTCTGGCGGGGGAGCGAAATCGGTTTCGGCCGATTCTTCCTCGCCCTTCCGCTTGGGGGCTTCCATCAACGCCTTGAGGCTCAGGCCGATGCGTTGCTTCTCGCGGTCGAAGCTCAGCACTTTAACCTGCACTGCCTGGCCTTCGGACACCACGTCGCTGGTGCGGAACACCCGCCCGTGAGCGAGTTCCGAGATGTGGATCAGGCCTTCGACGCCGGGTTCGAGTTTGACGAACGCCCCGAAGTCCATGATCTTGCTCACCGAGCCTTCGACGGTTGCTCCGGTGTAGTAGGTCGATTCGGCCTTGTCCCAGGGGTTCTCGGCACTCTCGCGGTACGAGAGACCAATCTTACCGGTCTGGGGGTCGATCTTATCGATCTTCACTTTCACGGTTTGACCTTCGGAGAGCACCTCGCTGGGGTGGTTCACCCGATCCCAGCTCATCTTGCTCACATGAATCAAACCATCGACGCCGCCGAGGTCGACAAACGCACCGAAGTCGCGAAGGCTGCGAACAATCCCCTCGCGCATCTGCCCGGGGGCCAGCTCTTTGAGCAACTGGTCGCGTTTTTCCGACTTCTCGCGTTCCATTACCGCGCGATGACTGAGCACCAGGTTGCGGCGCTCAGGATTCGCTTCGGTGACCACTGCGTTGAGTTTTTGGCCGACGTACTCTTCGGCGTTCTCAGTGCGGTAGATCGAGATCTGACCCATCGGCATGAAGCCTCGCAGGCCGGAGACCTGGCACTCGAGGCCACCTTTGTTTACGCCGGTCACGGTGACTTCGATCACCTGACCTTCTTCCACGTCTTCCCAGTTACCAACGTCGACGGCCCCGCCTGGCAGGGTGATTTCGTAGAGCCCGTCGTCGCCGAGCTTGACGACAGTCACGTCGAGCTCGCTACCTGGTTCCGGCAGGTCGCGACCTTCAAACTGCTTGAAGGCGACCACGCCTTGGTTGCGGCCGCCGAGGTCGACGAACACGTTGTCCTGGTACACTTTGGCCACGCGACCCATCAGGCGGGTTCCTTCGGGCAGCTCGCCAGGCTCGTTGGCCTCTTTGGAAGAGATAATGTCGTCGAGCGACTGACCTTCCAGCGCGGCTTCGAGCTCTTGCTCCAAGTCGGCCGACAGACGATCGCGAACATTCGGTGGGGGATAGATCTTGCCGGTCGGGGCGGGGGCCTCTTCACGCTGCCGGGCGGCGACCTCGGGATCGAGCATCGCCGGGGGAGCGGTGGCCTGGGCCTTGGGCTTCGACTCGGCGTCTTCAGGACGCTGCGTGCCGATCCGAATCCGGTGGCCAGGGCGATCGTCGCCCTCTTCGCCAGCAGTTTCGCCAGCGGGCTCGCCAGTCGGGGCCGCTTCGTCGACTGGCTTTTGCTCCGCCGCGGGCGTGGCCTCGGCCGGAGGAGTTGGCTCAGACGGAGTAGCCTCGGCAGCCTCGGTGGCGACTTCGGTTACTTGTTCAACGTTCGTTTGTGCCTCGTCGGCAGGGCGCTCGGGAGCGGAGTCAGACATCGTTTCAGCAAAGCAGAACAAAGAGTTTTAAGGAGGCTGGGCCCACCACCCAGCAGAGCCTCGCATTCTAACAAGCTGTTTGGCCAATGGGGAGTGTTTAACAATTTTTCATGCGTTTTGCGAAACTCGCGCTGCTGGCGACCAATCGACCCAGGGGGGCCCGACCATGCGACAGCTCCCCAGAACGTACGCAAAGCCCTGTGAGAGTCCCTACCAGAGGGTGGTCGCTGGGCGATCAGCGGTATACCCAGATGCCATTTACCCAGGCGCCAGTATCTTACGCAAATGGTAGTGGAACTTGCCCAGCTTACCTCCGTAGTTGCCGGCCGACAGGGCGGGAATCTCCGGGCCAGCGGCCGCATGCAGGGCTAGCCGCATGGCGTCGGCCACCGCGGATTCGCTGGTGCCGTTTATCACAACTTCGTACGCACACTGGGCTTCCGGCACGAGCTGCGTGGCCACTCGCCCGCGAAGCGTGGGGCAAAACGCGTCGTTGGTCGAGGCTACCAGCCCGTCGTAGCGCGAGCCGACTTTGCTGCCGCTGCGGACTACGCCGCCAGGGAACGGGGTTATCACCTCGGCCAGCGAGGCGACTGCTTCCACGGCTCGCCGGGCCGAGTCGAGGGCCGCGCGCTGGCTGGTTCCCTGCACGATCAGGTTTCCCCCAGCGACCCCTTTTTGCACGCCGAGGGAGTCTTCCACCAGGAACTCACCATCCATTACGGGGATCCGCCAAAACCGCCGATCGGCTGGTTTTTTGCTCTTTTGAAATCCGTCGCCGAAGAATCGGATGTGGCTCCCCAGCGGAATGCGATCCTGCTCCACGGAGTCGTCGGGCGGCAACCCGTCGTACACGGCCGAGGTCGCGCAGGTCATCACGCACTGACCCACCCGCTTCGGCAAGGCCTTGGCCAGCGCGTCGGTCGAGAACCCAAACGCCAGCACCGCCGCGGCCGGCCGGCCGTCGGGCGATTCGTCAGCCGCCAGGCGGCGTTCCACGGCAATTTCGGCATCGCACTGAATGACGCTCGAACCGTAGCCGCACAGCTCGCGAGTCGCAGCGTCGAGCCAGTAGTCGTTGATGGCCGACACGATGAGCCGCGCGTAACGCATGCGAAACGCTTCGGCAAAGGTATCGACAACAAACGTAGGACCTATCTGCATGCGGTCCATCATCGCCGGACAAAGCAACCGCGA containing:
- a CDS encoding ornithine cyclodeaminase — protein: MNSQSKPDFVEEVELRGHIIDSLLLPKVLDTITASGGTFEIRHITVGTNRNDPSHAVLGVYADSQAELDELLAQISDHGAVPTAGQDCRLVEADMDGALPEGFYSSTNQRTEVRLNGKWIELESQEMDCGVVVDVAKATARCLPMTDIRRGMQVVLGHAGVRVFPLERIDTAHSFSFMNSSVSTEKPKRVVVQEIARNLLANRNGPGKSLLVGGPAIIHTGSGPLVSELIQRGYLHKLFAGNALATHDIEQSLFGTSLGVNVQDAQIAEAGHEHHLRAINRIRRAGSIAEAVDTGVLTSGIMHDCVAYDVEYLLAGSIRDDGPLPDVETDVLVAQRRMRESLAGVNFCLMVATMLHSVAVGNLLPAWVKVVCVDINPSTVIKLADRGSFQTVGLVTDVEPFFRSLLIELDALEGAS
- a CDS encoding glycosyltransferase family 2 protein gives rise to the protein MAGKLTVLIPCKNERMNIRPCIESVQSIADEVLVADSGSTDDTLAIVRSIDGCRLIEREYVCSADFKNWAIPQAAHEWVLIVDADERVTPKLAKEIRRIVDGADDATKDAYWIGRDNHYLGHPIKRCGWNNDGVVRLVRRDACRYTDRWVHAEIDAPAERVGRLQGRFVHYTTWDSDHYSRKMVRYAEWGARNYHQAGKHPNLLKLALAAPVRFLQLYLLRGGFLDGIPGLQVCMHSAYYSYQKQAKLWEMHYALPQPDPELERDNHNQQAA
- a CDS encoding 30S ribosomal protein S1 — translated: MSDSAPERPADEAQTNVEQVTEVATEAAEATPSEPTPPAEATPAAEQKPVDEAAPTGEPAGETAGEEGDDRPGHRIRIGTQRPEDAESKPKAQATAPPAMLDPEVAARQREEAPAPTGKIYPPPNVRDRLSADLEQELEAALEGQSLDDIISSKEANEPGELPEGTRLMGRVAKVYQDNVFVDLGGRNQGVVAFKQFEGRDLPEPGSELDVTVVKLGDDGLYEITLPGGAVDVGNWEDVEEGQVIEVTVTGVNKGGLECQVSGLRGFMPMGQISIYRTENAEEYVGQKLNAVVTEANPERRNLVLSHRAVMEREKSEKRDQLLKELAPGQMREGIVRSLRDFGAFVDLGGVDGLIHVSKMSWDRVNHPSEVLSEGQTVKVKIDKIDPQTGKIGLSYRESAENPWDKAESTYYTGATVEGSVSKIMDFGAFVKLEPGVEGLIHISELAHGRVFRTSDVVSEGQAVQVKVLSFDREKQRIGLSLKALMEAPKRKGEEESAETDFAPPPDAPKAPRKHDGKLKGGIGRPSGGEQFGLKW
- the dgt gene encoding dGTP triphosphohydrolase — encoded protein: MEKGCSESMSEADKLHWTRLLSPRRICTSADGYSADPTRDEFHIDYDRIVYSSDFRRLKDKTQVFPLSRNDFTRSRLTHSLEVSCVGRTLGRKLAELLTRKGLLPDTESDIGTIVAAASLAHDIGNPPFGHSGESAIQTWAKKNTACAANNPDHRPFEVATEQELLDLHRFEGNAQGLRVLARLQANRRKGGLRMTVATLAAMMKYPCSSSLSAESKAAAKQAGCKPPAERKKFGYFSDDAETIVPELREIGMEETEPGGFRRHPLAYLVEAADDICYAVIDLEDAVDQRCISHAEAVNALLPIARLVVPDFAPSDPANTPLGWVRAIAIGGLVHACMTIIESRFDEFTAGTLPKSLIELSTIADQYKEAYDLVVNFAYRNRRVLEVEAAGYKVIGGLLDLFVPALVNDHDRGADQWKLLSLFPERFLRESVSSRPLSPDAAQQALTPLSTYQRILAATDFISGMTDSYAVDMYQKLSGIKLPE
- a CDS encoding response regulator — translated: MTDILFVDDQPEELADLEKSLRKFRQDWYMEFAQGGAEALKMIKARGYDAVVTDLDMPDVSGPALLKEVQKYSPQTVRILLSYRRERTQAVESTSVAHQHLAKPCDVDLLEMAINDALALRYHMDSHAIRDLVGRVDHLPTLPDTYLKLVEELDSPQSSLARVGDIVRNDVAITAKILQLVNSSYFGLPVHVSDISHAVALLGVNVVKPLVLSSGLFEQFSPGSLGQFSLPTLIEHSAEVAMASRCISQLEGAVTEDCDDAFMAGMLHDLGQVVLASNFTAQYDELRAHALETETPLHELELAEFQASHADLGAYLLGLWGLPASIVEAIVWHHTPYHSTHDRFTPLAAVHAAECLLGANRNPMGEASEISHEFLDRFHRNERIGVWSAALGTETAATE
- the fhcD gene encoding formylmethanofuran--tetrahydromethanopterin N-formyltransferase, with the protein product MQIGPTFVVDTFAEAFRMRYARLIVSAINDYWLDAATRELCGYGSSVIQCDAEIAVERRLAADESPDGRPAAAVLAFGFSTDALAKALPKRVGQCVMTCATSAVYDGLPPDDSVEQDRIPLGSHIRFFGDGFQKSKKPADRRFWRIPVMDGEFLVEDSLGVQKGVAGGNLIVQGTSQRAALDSARRAVEAVASLAEVITPFPGGVVRSGSKVGSRYDGLVASTNDAFCPTLRGRVATQLVPEAQCAYEVVINGTSESAVADAMRLALHAAAGPEIPALSAGNYGGKLGKFHYHLRKILAPG